CCTTCAGAAGACGCAGGGCTTCGTCCTCGTTTGACGATCACATATGTCGTAAGCCAGTAGGCTATTTGGATGTGTGATCGCATGGCGCGAAAACGGAACGGCGTATTGAGCCGCTTTCGTTTTCGCCACCCGTGATGAGGTTTGATCAAAACTCAAAATTGTGGGAAAGCCAGCAAAAATAAAATCCTCTTTTCTTTGCAAAATCCGCTGACTTTTTAGGCTTTTACAACCGTTTATCTGCATTGCATGACTGCCAAAACATACACCGTTTCAGCGCTTACCGACGCCATCAGAGCATCATTGGAGCAAACTTTTCCTGATTTTTCGCTTCGGGGCGAAATCTCCAATTTCAAGCGGCATTCATCCGGCCATATTTATTTTACTTTGAAAGACTCTGGCGCACAAATTCCAGTGATTATCTGGCGTAGCCTTGCCCAAAAGCTTCGTTTTGAAATGCAAGACGGTTTAGAAATTGTGGTAGAAGGGCGTTTGGAAGTGTATCCGCCGTCGGGGCGCTATCAGGTGATTTGCACGAATGTGTCGCCTGTTGGCGAAGGCATTTTGCAGCAGGCTTTCGCGCGGCTGATGCAAACGCTTGCCAAAGACGGTTTGTTTGATGACGCGCATAAAAAAGATCTGCCTCGTTTGCCAGAGCTGATTGGTGTTGTCACGTCGCCGACGGGCGCAGTGATTCAGGATATCCAAACCGTGCTCGCGCGGCGCTATCCGGCGGCGCAGCTAACCCTTTTTCCCGTGCGTGTTCAAGGTGAAGAAGCAATGGCGGAAATCGTTGCGGCGATTTCGTATTTCAATAGGCAAACCGGAAAAAACCGCCCCGACGTGCTGATTGTGGGCAGAGGCGGCGGCTCGCTGGAAGACCTTTGGGCGTTTAATGAAGAATCGGTGGCGCGGGCGATTTTTGCATCGGGAATTCCGATTATCAGCGCAGTGGGACATGAAACCGATATAACGATTGCGGACTTGGTCGCTGATGTTCGCGCGGCCACACCCTCCATGGCGGCTGAGTTGGCTGCGCCTTCGCACGATGAAATTCAGGCCTCCATCGATGGCGCGTTGCAACAAATGGCTTTCAGCATTGCCTCCAAAATCGAGGGCAACTATCGGCAAGTCAATTCCATTTTGGGCAGCTATGCGTTTAACCGTCCGGTTCGCACAATTGAAAACAAGCGGCAGCAGGTTGAAAATCAGATTCAACAGATGGAACGCGGATTGGTGCAAAAATGGATGCAGGCCGATGCGCGCTTTAAGCTGGCCGAGGGAAAGTTATATTTATTAGGTCACGAAAATATTTTGAAACGAGGCTACGCACTGGTTTTAAAAGATGGGAAACCAATTCGTCAGGCAAGTTCGCTTTCAGCGGGCGATTTGGCCAAGCTAAAATTTCAAGACGGCGAAAAAACGGTTC
Above is a window of Chloroherpeton thalassium ATCC 35110 DNA encoding:
- the xseA gene encoding exodeoxyribonuclease VII large subunit, whose translation is MTAKTYTVSALTDAIRASLEQTFPDFSLRGEISNFKRHSSGHIYFTLKDSGAQIPVIIWRSLAQKLRFEMQDGLEIVVEGRLEVYPPSGRYQVICTNVSPVGEGILQQAFARLMQTLAKDGLFDDAHKKDLPRLPELIGVVTSPTGAVIQDIQTVLARRYPAAQLTLFPVRVQGEEAMAEIVAAISYFNRQTGKNRPDVLIVGRGGGSLEDLWAFNEESVARAIFASGIPIISAVGHETDITIADLVADVRAATPSMAAELAAPSHDEIQASIDGALQQMAFSIASKIEGNYRQVNSILGSYAFNRPVRTIENKRQQVENQIQQMERGLVQKWMQADARFKLAEGKLYLLGHENILKRGYALVLKDGKPIRQASSLSAGDLAKLKFQDGEKTVRVEDDEK